DNA from Rubripirellula lacrimiformis:
AGCACGGACGTTGCGGCAAATCGATACGAAACTTGATGGACCGAACCAACGAACCTTTCCTGGTCCTACCAGAAGAGCTGCCCCCGCGGCGCGCTGACCTAGCCGCACCGCGCAACGCAGCCGCTTCACTAACAGCCACCCTCACTCAACGACCTGCACCAAGATGTCTGCAAGCAACCGTGCCAGCCTGATCGGCAAATTGCAAACCGCCCTCAAAAAGCATTACACAGCGTTGCCGGCTCAGCCGACGCGACCGCTGTTGGAACACTTGCTGTACGCATCACTGCTGCAAGATGCCCCCGCCGACCTGGCCGACGAAGGCATGGCGAAGTGCGAACAAGAGTTCTTTGATTGGAATGAAGTCCGCGTCACCTCGGTGACCGAACTGACACAGGTGCTTTCGCGTTTGCCCGACGCCCCCAAGGCTGCCGGTCGGCTGAAAAGCAACCTGCAATCGATCTTCGAAGAGTTCTATACCTTCGACCTGGATCACCTGAAAAAAGAAAACCTGGGCAAAGCCGTTGGCAAATTCGAAAAGATGCCAGGCATGACCCCGTTCGTGCTGAACTACACCGTCCAACATGGTTTGGCCGGGCATGCGATCCCCATCGATTATTCGGCAATGGTGATCATGCTGGCGACCGAAATCGCATCCCAACCCGAAGCGATGTCCGGCAAAGTGCCCGGTCTGGAACGCGCCATTCCCAAAAGCAAGGGCATCGAATTCGCTGGACTGCTGCACCAGTGTGCGGTGGCTCTGAACAAGAACCTGAAAGATAAGACTGCCCGCACCGTGCTGGAATCGGTGTCCAAGGGATCCGGCGATCGGCTGGACGAATGGATGGCAAGCAAGAAGGCGGCAAAGAAACGGGTTGTCAAACGAAAGACCCAAGAAAAGGCCGAAGCCGTCGAAGCCGCGAAGGTCGCCGAACAAGAAGCACTGACGTCGCCGAAAAAAAAGCCCGCCAAGAAAGCGGCTGCTAAGAAACCCGTCGCGCCGCCAACCCCTGCCCCGGCGGAACCCGAAGACGCACAAAAATCGGCTTCGTCGAAAAAGTCGGTAGCCCCCAAGGCGGCAAAAGAATCGGCCAAACCGGCAAAAAAACCGGTTAGCAAAAAGTCGACGCCCGCCAAGGCCGAGGCCCCCAAGGACGCGGCAAAAAAAGAAACCAAGAAACCTTCGACCAAAAAGTCGGCCAGCAAGGCGGAACCCGCCAAGGGCAAGACCTCGTCGAAGAAATCTGACAATCGCAAGCTGACCAAAAGCAAACCTCGATAACCCGGTTGGGCCCGACGTTGCAAATCCGAACAAGATTCGCACACGATCCGGCGCGGAACCCCATCGACGTCTGCGGCAACGTCAGCCATCCATCATCGATCGATATCTTCATCAGTCACCCCCGTTACCCGTTTAGCGGCAAGCGTCATGGCAGGACATTCAAAGTGGGCCAACATCCAACACCGAAAAGGTCGTGTGGATGCTGCTCGAGGTAAGTTGTGGAGCAAACTAAGCAAGGCCATCATCGTTGCAGCCAAGAGCGGCGGCGGTGACCCGGATGCCAATTTGCGACTTCGCAAGGCGATCGACGACGCCAAAGCGGTCAGCATGCCCAAAGACAATATCGAACGGGCCATCAAACGCGGTACCGGCGAATTGGCTGGCAACGAAGTCGAAGAACTGACCTACGAAGGCTACGGCCCCGGCGGTGTCGCCGTGATGTGCGAAGTCATGACCGACAACCGCAATCGCACCGGCCCCGAACTGAAAACGATCTTCTCCAAACTCGGTGGCGACCTAGGAAAGACCGGATGCGTGGCCTACCTGTTTGAACGCAAAGGCCTGTTCGTGCTGCCCGCCGAAGCCGGCGAAGAAAAGGTCACTGAGATTGCCTTGGAAAACGGCGGCGAAGATGTCGAGCCGATCGACGACGGCAAGTTTCAAGTCACCTGCCCGCCTGAAAACTATCAAGGCTTGGCCGACGCTTTCGAGGCCGCTGAACTGACTCCCGAAATCAGCGAAATCACTCGACTGCCACAGACGAACATCGACCTGGACGCTGCCGATGGCCGCAAGGTTCTGCGGTTGCTGGAACAGCTTGACGATCACGATGACATCCAGAATGTCAGCACGAATCTGAACATCACTGACGAAATGATGGCCGACGAGGAGTGATCCAAAAGACGGTGTCCCCGTCCGTGATCTCTACCACGCTGAAATTGAACGTCATTCTCTTCAGCGACGCTGCAGGGGTCTATTTCCCACCAACGGTCGCCATCAGATCGTTGACCGCGTAGGGCTTGGCCGCCGCAAAGGACTCCCCGGCGGCAACCCCGGCCGAAGCCCCCGTCACCGTAGCGGCCGCACGGACCCGGTCAAAGATCGCCGGTTTGTGATCGAACTGGCTGGCATAGCAACGGATCGATTCGATCTTTCGTTCGATCGTGTCACTGACGTCAACGACAACGTGATGCGACAACCCTGGGATCAGGTCCGATTCGACCGCCAACCGAAAGTACATGTGCCGCGAAACGCTGTGCACCGGCAGCTGATCAAAATAGTCATCCCATTTGGTCAACCGACTATAGAAGATCGCGCCATCGGTAATCTGCATCGCTTGCCAGTGATCGGGGGATGCCATCGGCGTCTTGTCGCCAAACCCGATCACCATCGTTGGACGCCAACGACGAAATTCGCGTGCTAGTGCAACCCGTTGGTCAAAACCGTCAAACAGACGGCGATTGGTCAATTGCAATTGAATCCGCTGGTGAACTCCCAAGGCGGCCGCCGCGGACTCTGCTTCTTGCAGCCGTGCCTGTGGCCCTGGACTATTGGGT
Protein-coding regions in this window:
- a CDS encoding PIG-L family deacetylase: MKRCWLTALGGVAWWRRLVASLNLGFSFPDSRSPHGSMNSTISLPEPLDVIAVGAHPDDVEIACGGTLAKLVDQGYRVGIIDLTDGEPTPNSPGPQARLQEAESAAAALGVHQRIQLQLTNRRLFDGFDQRVALAREFRRWRPTMVIGFGDKTPMASPDHWQAMQITDGAIFYSRLTKWDDYFDQLPVHSVSRHMYFRLAVESDLIPGLSHHVVVDVSDTIERKIESIRCYASQFDHKPAIFDRVRAAATVTGASAGVAAGESFAAAKPYAVNDLMATVGGK
- a CDS encoding YebC/PmpR family DNA-binding transcriptional regulator, which produces MAGHSKWANIQHRKGRVDAARGKLWSKLSKAIIVAAKSGGGDPDANLRLRKAIDDAKAVSMPKDNIERAIKRGTGELAGNEVEELTYEGYGPGGVAVMCEVMTDNRNRTGPELKTIFSKLGGDLGKTGCVAYLFERKGLFVLPAEAGEEKVTEIALENGGEDVEPIDDGKFQVTCPPENYQGLADAFEAAELTPEISEITRLPQTNIDLDAADGRKVLRLLEQLDDHDDIQNVSTNLNITDEMMADEE